A genomic stretch from Pyxidicoccus trucidator includes:
- a CDS encoding NAD(P)H-quinone oxidoreductase: protein MKVQRITEPGGPEVLSMEERPEPVPGPGEILVRVRASALNRADLLQIRGFYPAPPDVPPDVPGLEYAGEVAAVGPRTRRFKVGDRVMGLVGGGAWAESLVTHEREALPMPEGMDFADAAALPEAYLTAYDALVLQGELRPGETVLIHAVASGVGSAAALLCQASGARVVGTGRSAAKLARASEWGVARTVLCESSPPRFADAVKEATGGRGADLCLDLVGGDYLPETLDALAPRGRAMLVGMVAGTTTELNLGMVLVKRLRVTGTVLRSRPLEEKIALSQSAERHLLPLFRSGALKPVVDAVLPMTELRQGLERMARNDSVGKLVVRWE from the coding sequence ATGAAGGTCCAGCGAATCACGGAGCCCGGCGGTCCCGAAGTGCTCTCCATGGAGGAGCGGCCCGAGCCCGTTCCCGGCCCTGGAGAGATTCTGGTGCGCGTGCGGGCCTCCGCGCTCAACCGGGCGGACCTGCTGCAGATTCGTGGCTTCTACCCCGCCCCGCCGGACGTGCCGCCGGACGTGCCGGGCCTGGAGTACGCGGGCGAGGTAGCGGCGGTGGGCCCGCGCACGCGGCGCTTCAAGGTCGGCGACCGGGTGATGGGGCTGGTGGGCGGCGGCGCGTGGGCGGAGTCGCTCGTCACGCACGAGCGCGAGGCCCTTCCGATGCCGGAGGGCATGGACTTCGCGGACGCGGCGGCACTGCCGGAGGCGTACCTCACGGCGTACGACGCGCTGGTGCTGCAGGGTGAGCTGAGGCCCGGGGAGACGGTGCTGATTCACGCGGTGGCCAGCGGCGTGGGCTCTGCGGCGGCGCTGCTGTGCCAGGCCTCCGGTGCGCGCGTGGTGGGCACGGGGCGCAGCGCGGCCAAGCTGGCGCGGGCCTCCGAGTGGGGCGTGGCGCGCACGGTGCTGTGCGAGTCCTCGCCGCCGCGCTTCGCGGACGCTGTGAAGGAGGCGACGGGCGGCCGGGGCGCGGACCTGTGCCTGGACCTGGTGGGCGGGGACTATCTGCCGGAGACGCTGGATGCGCTGGCGCCTCGCGGGCGGGCGATGCTGGTGGGGATGGTGGCGGGGACCACCACGGAGCTGAACCTGGGGATGGTGCTGGTGAAGCGGCTGCGCGTCACGGGCACCGTGCTGCGCAGCCGGCCCCTGGAGGAGAAGATTGCCCTGTCACAGAGCGCGGAGCGGCACCTGCTGCCGCTGTTCCGCTCGGGCGCGCTGAAGCCCGTGGTGGACGCGGTGCTGCCCATGACGGAGCTGCGCCAGGGGCTGGAGCGCATGGCGCGCAACGACTCCGTGGGCAAGCTGGTGGTGCGCTGGGAGTGA
- a CDS encoding tyrosine-protein phosphatase has product MSGFVDLHCHLLPGVDDGARSLEDALEMARALVDLGFSTVAPSPHARPEYAPVEVVDARRDELAAALARERIPLTLGRNAENVLDDAFLRGLGTPSARTLGPGRYALVELPYTAPVPALPDILFRIRTKGVVPLLAHPERCLEFERKGRAAEAVRAGALLQLDVGALIGRYGPMPKKLSRAFLDEGLYAVAATDLHAPVGARDWVGRSLAELRGRAGEQAFARLMKDNPSRLLAGEALESDLD; this is encoded by the coding sequence GTGAGCGGCTTCGTCGACCTGCACTGCCACCTGCTGCCCGGGGTGGATGACGGCGCCCGCTCTCTCGAAGACGCACTGGAGATGGCGCGCGCCCTGGTCGACCTCGGCTTCTCCACCGTCGCCCCCAGCCCCCACGCCCGCCCCGAGTACGCCCCCGTCGAGGTGGTGGACGCGCGCCGCGACGAACTGGCCGCGGCGCTGGCCCGCGAGCGCATCCCCCTGACGCTGGGGCGCAACGCGGAGAACGTGCTCGACGACGCCTTCCTGCGCGGCCTGGGCACGCCCTCGGCGCGGACGCTGGGGCCGGGCCGCTATGCCCTGGTGGAATTGCCCTACACCGCGCCCGTGCCGGCCCTGCCGGACATCCTCTTCCGCATCCGCACCAAGGGCGTGGTGCCCCTGCTGGCGCACCCCGAGCGCTGCCTGGAGTTCGAGCGCAAGGGCCGCGCGGCGGAGGCGGTGCGGGCGGGGGCGCTGCTCCAACTCGACGTGGGGGCGCTCATCGGCCGCTACGGCCCCATGCCGAAGAAGCTGTCCCGGGCCTTCCTGGACGAGGGCCTGTACGCGGTGGCCGCCACGGACCTGCACGCCCCGGTAGGGGCCCGGGACTGGGTGGGCCGCTCGCTGGCCGAGCTCCGGGGTAGGGCAGGGGAGCAGGCCTTCGCCCGTCTCATGAAGGACAACCCCTCCAGGCTGCTGGCCGGTGAGGCGCTGGAGTCTGACCTGGACTGA
- a CDS encoding S8 family serine peptidase — MNVLRRSIRPADVTRPAAPLSAARAAARPSPPTGRGQVALADARYRSSFEAGDRRLGKVLDGPNTARAEGSRSARSQEAVAKTAGRSSRTADDTVALFDDFGPGNTHGDKVRYVVRANSPSTRASGIRQVEVGTSGRGPLNQVIEQSVSGFLDSTANAIQSVLSNPGKIRVINQSQGLSEVDMATQVFVQARAQPGGLQYLAREMGLPENASNKALLKALVARVDRIFETSPRILQAKARYNTMSDKLERKGILHVVAAGNEGATLKELRKLGIRGDRDFARSVLFNRNTVVVGASTGAQPDGIAGFSTPSPFVTVAIDGTDIRVAGNNRSADGTSFAAPQVTATIAEMRRINPRLTNAQVRSLLKRAATDTSAPRILEGAGILNPDRAKELARQSLSQNVPGRVS; from the coding sequence ATGAATGTGCTTCGCCGCAGCATCCGCCCCGCCGATGTCACCCGCCCTGCTGCCCCGCTCAGCGCCGCGCGCGCCGCCGCGCGCCCCTCCCCGCCAACCGGCAGGGGCCAGGTCGCCCTGGCCGACGCCCGCTACCGCAGCTCCTTCGAGGCGGGCGACCGCCGCCTGGGCAAGGTGCTCGATGGCCCGAACACCGCCAGGGCCGAGGGCTCGCGAAGCGCTCGCTCGCAGGAGGCCGTGGCGAAGACAGCGGGCCGCTCGTCCAGGACCGCCGACGATACCGTAGCCCTCTTCGATGACTTCGGCCCCGGCAACACTCACGGAGACAAGGTGCGGTACGTCGTCCGGGCGAACAGCCCCTCCACGCGCGCATCCGGCATCCGGCAGGTGGAGGTCGGCACCAGCGGGAGGGGTCCGCTCAACCAGGTCATCGAGCAGAGTGTCTCCGGCTTCCTCGACAGCACCGCCAACGCCATCCAGTCCGTGCTCAGCAACCCCGGGAAGATTCGGGTCATCAACCAGTCGCAGGGCCTCAGCGAGGTGGACATGGCCACGCAGGTCTTCGTCCAAGCGAGGGCCCAGCCTGGAGGCCTTCAGTATCTTGCCCGAGAAATGGGGCTGCCCGAGAACGCCAGCAACAAGGCCCTCCTCAAGGCGCTCGTGGCACGGGTGGACCGCATCTTCGAGACCAGCCCGCGGATCCTCCAGGCCAAGGCCCGCTACAACACGATGTCGGACAAGCTGGAGCGCAAGGGCATTCTCCACGTCGTCGCGGCCGGCAACGAGGGAGCCACGCTGAAAGAGCTGCGGAAGCTGGGCATCCGCGGGGACCGGGACTTCGCGAGGTCGGTGCTCTTCAACCGCAACACCGTGGTGGTGGGGGCCTCCACAGGAGCGCAGCCGGACGGCATCGCCGGCTTCTCCACGCCCAGCCCGTTCGTCACCGTGGCGATTGACGGCACGGACATCCGCGTGGCGGGGAATAACCGGTCGGCGGATGGTACCTCCTTCGCGGCGCCCCAGGTGACGGCTACCATCGCGGAGATGCGCCGCATCAACCCGCGCCTCACCAACGCGCAGGTGCGCAGCCTGCTAAAGCGAGCCGCCACCGACACCTCGGCCCCGCGCATCCTGGAGGGCGCCGGCATCCTCAACCCGGACCGAGCCAAGGAACTGGCCCGGCAGTCGCTCAGCCAGAACGTCCCCGGCCGCGTGAGCTGA
- a CDS encoding DNA gyrase inhibitor YacG, with protein MSASKCSICQKPVPPRGENPSFPFCSRRCRAVDLGRWLGEEYRVPDRQADEHEDELPPSHHPDRQGGDA; from the coding sequence ATGAGCGCCTCGAAGTGTTCCATCTGCCAGAAGCCCGTTCCCCCGAGAGGGGAGAACCCCTCCTTCCCCTTCTGCTCCCGCCGCTGCCGCGCGGTGGACCTCGGCCGCTGGCTCGGCGAGGAGTACCGCGTGCCCGACCGTCAGGCGGATGAGCATGAGGACGAGCTGCCCCCCTCCCACCACCCAGACAGGCAGGGCGGAGACGCGTGA